A genomic stretch from Hymenobacter psoromatis includes:
- a CDS encoding 50S ribosomal protein L28 — protein sequence MARVCDLTGKRTRVGNNVSHANNKTKRKFYPNLQKKRFYIPEQDAWVTLKVAASTIRTINKNGIMATLKKAKEQGFIVY from the coding sequence ATGGCCCGAGTTTGTGATTTGACCGGCAAGCGTACCCGCGTAGGCAACAACGTATCGCACGCCAACAACAAGACTAAGCGTAAGTTCTACCCCAACTTGCAGAAAAAGCGCTTTTACATCCCCGAGCAAGACGCCTGGGTAACGCTGAAAGTAGCCGCCTCTACCATCCGCACCATCAACAAGAATGGCATCATGGCCACCTTGAAGAAGGCCAAGGAGCAGGGCTTCATCGTTTATTAG
- a CDS encoding deaminase — MEIVHHPEAPQAVGPYSQAIVAGGLVFCSGQTPLVPATMRIEATTIEAQTRQALHNLRTVLAARQLTLADVVKTTVFLKNFADFGRMNAVYAEVFGAHQPARSTVEVSRLPLDALVEIECIAALPDGR, encoded by the coding sequence ATGGAAATCGTACATCACCCCGAGGCCCCACAGGCAGTTGGTCCTTATAGCCAGGCTATTGTGGCGGGCGGCCTCGTCTTCTGCTCTGGCCAGACGCCCCTTGTGCCGGCCACCATGCGCATTGAGGCCACCACTATCGAAGCGCAAACGCGGCAGGCGCTCCACAACCTGCGCACGGTGCTCGCGGCCCGCCAGCTCACCCTGGCCGACGTCGTAAAAACCACCGTTTTTCTAAAAAACTTCGCCGATTTTGGGCGCATGAACGCGGTGTATGCCGAGGTTTTTGGCGCGCACCAGCCCGCCCGCAGCACCGTAGAAGTATCGCGCCTGCCCCTAGATGCGCTGGTCGAAATCGAGTGCATCGCCGCCTTGCCCGATGGCCGATGA